TTTGGAAGCTGAGAGGCATCGGTTTTTCGCTCTGTGGTAATCTCTACGGATAAGATTTCTCCTGTTTTATCATCCACTGCTAAATGCACTTTAATTCAGCTAGAGCGCTGTTTTTCTAGGTGTTTTTTTCTTAACCATTCTCCCTGTCCTTTGGTTTTTAGCCCTGTACTATCTATCGCTATCGATCTTTTTGTATCCGTTTTTTTAGGCTTAATATTCAGCTTTAGTTTTTTGACTCTGCGGCATATTTGGCTGTAAGATATTGGATTGACATCCAAATTATATTCGGAAATAACGCATTTTAGAATACCTTCTAATTGTCGGTATCCAAACGAAAAAAGCACTTTTAAGCGGAATAAATAGCGAATAAATTCATCAGAAATTGTTTTAGGTCTGCCGCGTTTTGAAGGCTTAGCTATGAGGTTTTTGCTTGCCAAAGGCGGGAACCAAACATTAAAAATAAACTCCCCTTGGGCGGTATAAAATCTGTTGGTTAGTGCGTAATTCTGTAAGGTTTTTTCTACATTTGTCATGGGACAGCTCGAGGTTTTATTGTTCGTCGAAAAAACTTAAATCTACGGGGCTTGTCCCTTTTTTTATGCCTAATTCGCAAGGTTTTTTGTAATTAGCTGATTTGAAGGGGGTTATTTATGCAACAAGGCCCAGGACAAGACAAAAAAATATGAAGTATACCTTACTTATTGTATTTGTGTTTTTGTTAAGCTGTAAAAGCAGTAGGCGATTAGAAGTTTACAATAGTGATGTTATGTCTGATGAAGTGCTTTGCATAGAGAAGTTGCTAGTGGTTTCTGCATCTTTAAAGTCTACTGCAATCCTTTATGTTTATCCTGAATCGACAACTGTTACTGTTAGTAATGGAAAACGAGAGATAAAAGGGGCAAAAATCGCTTTAGATGGGCTTAAATTTGGCCTGATGGCTTATGAATTAGACAGAAAAAGGGACAAGCAAATATGGGTATCAGATAGCATTCATACTAGTAATTTTATTGTAGACTATAGATATGGCTTTGTTTCTTTAAGCCATGATACTTCAGCTATACGGAGGCAAGAGTGTTCATGGGTTTTAAATTACCGTAACTCTATGCCTTATTTTAGATGAGGGCTTATAGCTGTAGGGGGATATATCCGTCCTACAGGCAGGCCCCAAAAAAAGTATCCTTATGAAGAGATATCGTAAGAATTAAATTCCTTAATTTAAGAGATTTGTTACTTAAAAGGCTGCGGACCATTTTATGCAAAAAATTAGTTTTATTTATTTGGGGGCTATTAGCTTGCTAGCACTCTATTGTATTCTTTCCTGTAAGAAGAAATACCCTGAAGACCGATTTTATTTGGAGAAAGTAACTATTCGAGTAGTTGACTATCTTGGCAAAGACAGTATGGGCTGCGCTATCA
This genomic interval from Saprospira grandis contains the following:
- a CDS encoding transposase, with product MTNVEKTLQNYALTNRFYTAQGEFIFNVWFPPLASKNLIAKPSKRGRPKTISDEFIRYLFRLKVLFSFGYRQLEGILKCVISEYNLDVNPISYSQICRRVKKLKLNIKPKKTDTKRSIAIDSTGLKTKGQGEWLRKKHLEKQRSS